One window from the genome of Synechococcus sp. PROS-7-1 encodes:
- the tkt gene encoding transketolase, producing MVAAPASLDTLCINSIRFLAVDAVNKSKSGHPGLPMGCAPMGYTLWDKFLRHNPKNPKWFNRDRFVLSAGHGCMLLYSLLHLTGYDSVSIDDIKQFRQWGSKTPGHPETFETPGVEVTTGPLGAGISNAVGLAIAESHLAAKFNKPDAKVVDHYTYVIMGDGCNQEGVASEACSLAGHLKLGKLIALYDDNHITIDGRTDVSFTEDVLKRYEAYGWHVQHVADGNTDVEAIATAIEAAKAVTDKPSIIKVTTTIGYGSPNKGDTAGVHGAPLGEEEAELTRKQLGWSYGPFEVPQEAYDQYRQAIERGASQEAEWNQTLAAYRSQYPSEAAEFERMLRGELPQGWDKDLPTYTPDDKGLATRKHSQICLGALGPNLPELIGGSADLTHSNYTDIKGETGSYQPETPEKRYLHFGVREHAMAAVLNGIAYHNSGLIPYGGTFLVFADYMRGSMRLSALSELGVIYVLTHDSIGVGEDGPTHQPIETIPSLRAMPNLMVFRPGDGNETSGAYKLAIENRHRPSALCLSRQGMANQANSSIEKVAHGGYVLEDCAGTPDLILIGTGTELDLCVQAAKQLSAEGKKVRVVSMPCVELFDEQSDAYKEQVLPSAVRKRIVVEAAESFGWHRFVGLDGDTITMDRFGASAPGGTCMEKFGFTVENVVAKSKALLG from the coding sequence ATGGTCGCAGCGCCCGCCTCTCTCGACACGCTCTGCATCAACAGCATTCGCTTTCTGGCTGTTGACGCCGTCAACAAATCCAAGAGCGGCCACCCTGGCCTGCCCATGGGTTGCGCCCCGATGGGTTACACCCTCTGGGACAAGTTCCTGCGCCACAACCCCAAGAACCCCAAGTGGTTCAACCGCGACCGCTTTGTGCTCTCCGCCGGGCACGGCTGCATGCTGCTGTACTCCCTGCTGCATCTCACCGGCTACGACTCGGTATCGATCGACGACATCAAGCAGTTCCGCCAGTGGGGATCCAAAACGCCTGGTCACCCCGAAACCTTCGAGACCCCCGGCGTGGAAGTGACCACCGGCCCCCTCGGCGCTGGCATCTCCAATGCAGTGGGTCTGGCCATTGCTGAATCCCACCTGGCGGCCAAGTTCAACAAGCCCGACGCCAAAGTCGTTGATCACTACACCTACGTGATCATGGGCGACGGCTGCAATCAGGAAGGTGTGGCCTCGGAGGCCTGCTCCTTGGCTGGTCACCTGAAGCTGGGCAAGCTGATCGCGCTGTACGACGACAACCACATCACCATCGACGGCCGCACGGACGTGTCCTTCACCGAGGACGTGCTCAAGCGCTACGAGGCCTACGGCTGGCACGTGCAACATGTGGCCGATGGCAACACCGATGTGGAGGCCATCGCCACAGCGATCGAAGCGGCCAAGGCCGTCACCGACAAGCCCTCGATCATCAAGGTGACCACCACCATCGGCTACGGCTCCCCTAACAAGGGCGACACCGCTGGTGTGCACGGTGCTCCCCTTGGCGAGGAAGAAGCCGAGCTCACCCGCAAGCAGCTGGGTTGGAGCTATGGCCCCTTCGAGGTTCCCCAGGAGGCCTACGACCAGTACCGCCAGGCAATTGAGCGGGGCGCCAGCCAGGAAGCCGAGTGGAACCAAACCCTCGCCGCCTACCGCAGCCAATACCCCTCCGAGGCCGCTGAGTTCGAGCGCATGCTGCGCGGTGAACTGCCCCAGGGCTGGGACAAGGACCTCCCCACCTACACCCCCGACGACAAGGGCCTGGCCACCCGCAAGCATTCCCAGATCTGCCTGGGTGCCCTGGGTCCCAACCTGCCGGAGCTGATCGGTGGTTCCGCCGACCTCACCCACTCCAACTACACCGACATCAAGGGTGAAACCGGTTCCTACCAGCCGGAAACCCCTGAGAAGCGCTACCTGCACTTCGGTGTGCGCGAGCACGCCATGGCAGCCGTGCTCAACGGCATCGCTTATCACAACAGTGGCTTGATCCCCTACGGCGGCACCTTCCTGGTGTTCGCCGACTACATGCGCGGCTCCATGCGCCTGTCGGCCCTGAGTGAACTGGGCGTGATCTACGTGCTCACCCACGACTCCATCGGCGTCGGCGAAGACGGTCCCACCCACCAGCCGATCGAAACCATCCCCTCCCTGCGGGCGATGCCCAACCTGATGGTGTTCCGTCCAGGTGACGGCAACGAAACCAGTGGTGCCTACAAGCTGGCGATCGAGAACCGCCACCGCCCCAGTGCCCTTTGCCTCAGCCGTCAAGGCATGGCCAACCAGGCCAACTCCTCAATCGAGAAGGTGGCCCATGGCGGTTACGTTCTCGAAGACTGCGCCGGCACTCCCGATCTGATCCTGATCGGCACTGGCACCGAACTCGACCTCTGCGTGCAGGCCGCCAAACAGCTCAGCGCTGAAGGCAAGAAGGTGCGCGTGGTCTCCATGCCCTGCGTCGAACTGTTCGACGAGCAAAGCGACGCCTATAAGGAGCAGGTTCTCCCCTCTGCAGTGCGCAAGCGCATCGTGGTGGAAGCCGCTGAAAGCTTCGGTTGGCACCGTTTCGTGGGCCTCGATGGTGACACCATCACCATGGATCGCTTCGGCGCTTCCGCCCCCGGTGGCACCTGCATGGAGAAATTCGGCTTCACCGTGGAGAACGTTGTGGCAAAATCCAAAGCCCTTCTTGGATGA
- the acpP gene encoding acyl carrier protein, translating into MSQEAILEKVRSIVAEQLSVDAGEVKPESNFQNDLGADSLDTVELVMALEEAFDIEIPDEAAEGITTVGDAVKYIEDKQA; encoded by the coding sequence ATGTCTCAGGAAGCGATCCTCGAAAAAGTCCGTTCGATCGTGGCGGAGCAGCTCAGCGTCGACGCCGGCGAAGTCAAGCCGGAGTCCAATTTCCAGAACGATCTGGGCGCCGATTCTCTCGACACCGTCGAGCTGGTGATGGCCCTGGAGGAAGCGTTCGACATCGAAATTCCCGACGAAGCCGCCGAAGGCATCACCACCGTCGGTGACGCCGTTAAGTACATCGAAGACAAGCAGGCCTGA
- the psaC gene encoding photosystem I iron-sulfur center protein PsaC, with the protein MSHAVKIYDTCIGCTQCVRACPLDVLEMVPWDGCKAGQIASSPRTEDCVGCKRCETACPTDFLSIRVYLGDETSRSMGLSY; encoded by the coding sequence ATGTCCCACGCCGTCAAGATCTACGACACCTGCATCGGCTGCACCCAGTGCGTGCGTGCCTGTCCTCTCGATGTGCTCGAGATGGTGCCCTGGGATGGCTGCAAGGCGGGTCAGATCGCCTCCTCTCCCCGCACCGAGGATTGCGTGGGCTGCAAGCGCTGTGAAACCGCCTGCCCCACCGATTTCCTCAGCATCCGCGTGTATCTCGGTGATGAGACCAGCCGCAGCATGGGCCTGTCGTACTGA
- a CDS encoding UDP-glucuronic acid decarboxylase family protein: MRITRNLITGGAGFLGSHLTDRLMNAGEEVICLDNYFTGRKSNIEQWIGHPRFELIRHDVTEPIRLEVDRIWHLACPASPVHYQFNPIKTAKTSFLGTYNMLGLARRVGARLLLASTSEVYGDPEVHPQPESYRGCVNTIGIRSCYDEGKRIAETLCFDYQRMHGTEIRVMRIFNTYGPRMLPDDGRVVSNFIVQALQGQPLTLYGDGSQTRSFCYVDDLVEGMIRLMNGNHTGPINIGNPGEFTIRQLAELVRDRINPKLELITKPLPQDDPLQRQPIIDLARQELGWEPKIALQDGLESTIDWFRQITGGVDA; the protein is encoded by the coding sequence ATGCGCATCACCCGTAACCTGATCACTGGTGGCGCTGGTTTTCTCGGCTCACACCTCACCGACAGGCTGATGAACGCCGGGGAAGAGGTGATTTGTCTTGACAATTACTTCACCGGGCGTAAAAGCAATATCGAACAATGGATCGGACATCCCCGCTTTGAACTGATCCGTCACGATGTGACCGAGCCGATTCGCCTGGAGGTGGATCGCATCTGGCACCTGGCCTGCCCGGCATCGCCGGTGCACTATCAGTTCAATCCAATCAAAACAGCCAAGACTAGTTTTCTTGGCACCTACAACATGCTCGGCCTGGCGCGGCGCGTGGGCGCACGTTTGCTCCTCGCCAGCACCAGCGAGGTGTATGGGGATCCAGAAGTGCATCCCCAACCAGAAAGCTACCGGGGGTGTGTGAACACAATCGGCATCCGCAGCTGTTACGACGAAGGCAAACGCATCGCCGAAACCCTCTGCTTCGACTACCAACGCATGCACGGCACGGAAATCCGAGTAATGCGCATTTTCAACACCTACGGGCCGCGCATGCTTCCCGACGACGGACGGGTGGTGAGCAACTTCATCGTGCAGGCCCTGCAAGGACAACCCCTCACCCTCTACGGCGATGGCAGCCAGACCCGCTCCTTCTGCTATGTGGATGATCTGGTTGAAGGAATGATCCGGCTGATGAATGGCAACCACACGGGCCCCATCAACATCGGCAACCCGGGTGAGTTCACCATCCGCCAGCTGGCCGAACTGGTGCGCGATCGCATCAATCCAAAGCTCGAACTGATCACAAAACCTCTTCCCCAAGACGATCCGCTCCAACGCCAGCCGATTATTGATCTTGCCAGACAGGAGCTGGGCTGGGAGCCAAAGATTGCCCTTCAAGATGGTCTAGAATCAACCATTGATTGGTTTCGTCAAATTACTGGAGGGGTTGATGCATAA
- the glmS gene encoding glutamine--fructose-6-phosphate transaminase (isomerizing), with translation MCGIVAVIGSRDAAPLLLEGLRQLEYRGYDSAGVATVESGQLHCIRAKGKLVNLSARVEREGAPGLVGIGHTRWATHGKPEEHNAHPHRDGSGAVAVVQNGIIENHRALREELSANGVSFRSDTDTEVIPHLVSAELARLQAVGRSADGALLLEAVQTVLPRLQGAYALAVLWAEVPGALVVARKAAPLLIGLGEGEFLCASDTPALAGFTRTILPMEDGEVALLGPLGIELYDANGARQQRSPSLLSGQEHVADKRHFRHFMLKEIHEQPETARLWVERHLPKGLPAQQPVALPFDDAFYSGIERIQILACGTSRHAALVGAYLLEQFAGVPTSVDYASEFRYAPPPLAPNTLTIGVTQSGETADTLAALAMDVERRQGHSDPAFAPRQLGVTNRPESSLARQVPHILDIGAGIEVGVAATKTFLGQLLAFYALALAFAARRHSRSEAEITGLITELRGLPEQLSALVEQHDQLSEAMAHRFADTQDVIFLGRGINYPIALEGALKLKEISYIHAEGYPAGEMKHGPIALLDARVPVVSIAVPGVVFEKVLSNAQEAKARDAQLIGVAPEGPDTDLFDELLPVPAVSEWISPLLTVVPMQMLSYHIAAHRGLDVDQPRNLAKSVTVE, from the coding sequence ATGTGCGGAATCGTTGCGGTGATCGGTTCCCGGGACGCGGCACCCCTGCTGCTCGAGGGTCTTCGCCAATTGGAATATCGCGGCTACGACTCTGCCGGTGTGGCCACGGTGGAATCGGGGCAGCTGCATTGCATCCGTGCCAAGGGCAAGTTGGTGAACCTGTCGGCCCGAGTGGAGCGTGAAGGTGCCCCGGGCTTGGTTGGCATCGGTCACACCCGCTGGGCCACCCACGGCAAGCCGGAGGAGCACAATGCACACCCCCACCGCGATGGCAGTGGTGCTGTAGCGGTCGTGCAGAACGGCATTATCGAAAACCACCGGGCACTGCGGGAGGAGCTCAGCGCCAACGGTGTGAGTTTCCGCTCGGACACCGACACCGAGGTGATCCCCCACTTGGTTTCCGCCGAATTGGCGCGCTTGCAGGCCGTTGGTCGCAGCGCTGATGGAGCGCTGCTGCTGGAGGCCGTGCAAACGGTGCTTCCTCGCCTGCAGGGTGCCTATGCCCTGGCCGTGCTCTGGGCCGAAGTGCCCGGGGCGCTGGTGGTGGCCCGCAAGGCGGCTCCCCTGCTGATCGGTTTGGGCGAGGGGGAGTTTCTCTGCGCCAGCGATACCCCGGCACTGGCCGGTTTCACGCGCACGATCCTGCCCATGGAGGATGGGGAGGTGGCCCTGCTTGGTCCGTTGGGGATCGAGCTTTATGACGCCAACGGGGCGCGTCAGCAGCGCAGCCCCTCCCTTCTCAGCGGCCAGGAGCATGTGGCCGACAAGCGGCATTTCCGCCACTTCATGCTCAAGGAGATCCACGAGCAGCCCGAGACGGCCCGGCTCTGGGTAGAGCGCCATTTGCCGAAGGGGTTACCGGCGCAGCAGCCGGTGGCTCTGCCCTTTGACGATGCCTTTTACAGCGGTATCGAGCGCATTCAGATCCTGGCCTGCGGCACCAGTCGCCATGCCGCTCTGGTGGGGGCCTATCTGCTGGAGCAGTTCGCCGGTGTCCCCACCAGCGTGGATTACGCCAGTGAATTCCGTTACGCGCCGCCGCCGCTGGCGCCCAACACCCTCACCATCGGTGTCACCCAGTCGGGTGAAACGGCGGACACGCTCGCGGCCCTGGCCATGGATGTGGAGCGCCGCCAGGGCCATAGCGATCCAGCCTTTGCCCCCCGGCAGCTGGGGGTAACGAACCGACCGGAGAGTTCCCTGGCCCGGCAGGTGCCGCACATTCTCGACATCGGTGCCGGCATCGAGGTGGGCGTGGCGGCCACCAAGACCTTCCTGGGCCAGTTGCTGGCGTTCTACGCCCTGGCCCTGGCCTTTGCGGCCCGTCGCCATAGCCGCAGCGAGGCGGAGATCACCGGTTTGATCACTGAACTTCGCGGCCTGCCCGAGCAGCTCAGCGCCTTGGTGGAGCAGCACGATCAGCTCTCAGAAGCGATGGCGCACCGGTTCGCCGACACCCAGGATGTGATTTTCCTGGGGCGCGGCATCAACTACCCGATCGCGCTGGAAGGGGCGCTCAAGCTCAAGGAGATCAGCTACATCCACGCCGAGGGCTATCCGGCCGGTGAGATGAAGCATGGGCCGATCGCGTTGCTCGATGCCCGGGTGCCGGTGGTGTCGATCGCTGTGCCGGGGGTGGTGTTCGAGAAAGTGCTCAGCAATGCCCAAGAAGCCAAGGCTCGCGATGCCCAGCTGATCGGGGTGGCTCCCGAAGGTCCGGATACGGATCTGTTTGATGAGCTGCTGCCGGTGCCGGCGGTGAGCGAGTGGATCAGCCCCCTGCTCACCGTGGTGCCTATGCAGATGCTCAGTTATCACATCGCGGCCCATCGGGGCCTGGATGTGGATCAGCCCCGCAACCTGGCCAAGAGCGTCACTGTGGAGTGA
- a CDS encoding GtrA family protein, which produces MPVNRQHQPTGSKEHDQQPAPSAVVQKGFFHDSDPQPGEQPEKKRGQKRRFGAAGLLNVLITNAVLQILLASNLVAVTMATLISQVINTCLGYAIYGKLVFRAKGLRHHRPLLRYLLLMTAMWLLNAAGIEAGESFGIQRNLAAAALIPCLAVISFGAQKYWVFK; this is translated from the coding sequence ATGCCCGTGAACCGTCAGCATCAGCCGACTGGTTCCAAGGAGCATGATCAACAGCCTGCCCCTTCTGCCGTCGTGCAGAAGGGGTTTTTTCATGATTCAGACCCTCAACCGGGCGAGCAACCTGAGAAGAAACGGGGACAGAAACGGCGCTTCGGTGCCGCTGGCCTACTGAATGTGCTGATCACCAATGCTGTGCTGCAGATTCTGCTGGCCAGCAACCTCGTGGCCGTGACCATGGCCACCCTGATCAGCCAAGTGATCAACACCTGCCTGGGCTATGCCATTTATGGGAAACTGGTATTCAGAGCTAAAGGACTGCGTCACCACAGGCCGTTGCTTCGTTATTTGTTATTGATGACGGCCATGTGGCTTCTGAATGCTGCAGGAATTGAGGCCGGCGAAAGCTTCGGCATTCAGAGAAATCTTGCCGCTGCCGCACTGATCCCTTGCCTCGCCGTGATATCCTTCGGCGCACAGAAGTACTGGGTGTTCAAGTAA
- a CDS encoding glycosyltransferase family 2 protein, with protein sequence MKLSIIIPCYNESATILSLIAAVKQSPVSEREIIIVDDGSKDGTRDILNTLDDPEVRVIFHKVNQGKGAALRTGFQQATGDICIVQDADLEYDPQEFPIVIQPIVDGKADVVFGSRFQSGRPHRVVYFWHRVGNGVLTLMSNFFTDLNLSDMETCYKAFRREVIQAINIRENRFGFEPEVTAKIAKMNLRIYEVGISYYGRTYDEGKKIGWKDGVRAIYCILKYNLWAQR encoded by the coding sequence ATGAAACTGAGCATCATCATCCCTTGTTACAACGAATCAGCCACGATCCTGTCGTTGATCGCTGCAGTTAAACAGTCGCCTGTGTCCGAGCGAGAAATCATCATTGTTGACGATGGCTCAAAAGACGGCACTCGCGACATCCTGAACACACTGGACGATCCCGAAGTGCGGGTGATCTTTCACAAGGTGAACCAAGGCAAGGGAGCTGCACTACGCACAGGCTTCCAGCAAGCCACCGGCGATATCTGCATCGTTCAAGACGCAGACCTGGAGTACGACCCCCAGGAATTTCCGATTGTGATTCAACCGATTGTTGATGGCAAAGCGGATGTGGTATTCGGCAGCCGTTTTCAGAGTGGCCGGCCCCATCGCGTGGTGTACTTCTGGCACCGCGTGGGCAACGGCGTTCTCACCTTGATGAGCAACTTCTTTACAGATCTGAATCTTTCAGACATGGAAACCTGTTACAAGGCGTTCCGCCGTGAGGTGATTCAAGCGATCAACATTCGCGAAAATCGCTTTGGCTTCGAGCCAGAAGTGACTGCCAAAATTGCAAAGATGAATCTCCGCATCTATGAAGTTGGAATCTCTTACTACGGCCGCACCTACGACGAAGGCAAAAAGATCGGCTGGAAAGACGGGGTCAGAGCCATCTACTGCATTCTCAAATACAATCTTTGGGCTCAACGCTGA
- the fabF gene encoding beta-ketoacyl-ACP synthase II — protein MVEGLQRVVVTGLGAVTPIGNSVADYWDALTSGRNGVAGITLFDASEHACRFAAEVKAFDPTGFIEPKDAKRWDRFCKFGVVAAKQALADAGLAITADNADRVGIIIGSGVGGLLTMETQAHVLEGKGPGRVSPFTVPMMIPNMATGLAAIAVGAKGPSSAVATACAAGSNAIGDAFRLLQLGKADAMLCGGAESAITPLGVAGFASAKALSFRNDDPATASRPFDRERDGFVIGEGAGMLVLETLSHAEARGASILAEVVGYGTTCDAHHITSPTPGGVGGAAAMRLALEDGGLSAASVDYVNAHGTSTPANDSNETAAIKSALGDRALQIPVSSTKSMTGHLLGGSGGIEAVACVLALRHNVVPPTINYANPDPDCDLDVVPNTARDHKLETVLSNSFGFGGHNVCLAFRSMG, from the coding sequence ATGGTGGAGGGTCTCCAACGCGTCGTGGTCACCGGCCTTGGCGCGGTGACACCGATCGGCAACAGCGTTGCCGACTACTGGGACGCACTCACGTCCGGCCGCAATGGCGTCGCAGGCATCACCCTGTTCGACGCCTCCGAGCACGCATGTCGCTTTGCTGCGGAGGTGAAAGCATTCGATCCCACAGGGTTCATCGAGCCCAAGGACGCCAAGCGCTGGGATCGCTTCTGCAAATTCGGTGTCGTGGCGGCCAAACAGGCCCTGGCCGATGCCGGCCTGGCCATTACCGCTGACAACGCCGATCGCGTCGGCATCATCATTGGTTCCGGCGTGGGCGGTCTGCTCACCATGGAAACCCAGGCCCATGTCCTGGAAGGGAAGGGTCCCGGCCGGGTGAGTCCCTTCACTGTGCCGATGATGATCCCGAACATGGCCACAGGCCTGGCGGCGATTGCCGTGGGGGCCAAAGGTCCCAGTTCGGCTGTGGCCACCGCCTGTGCCGCAGGATCCAACGCCATTGGTGACGCTTTCCGCTTGCTCCAGCTCGGCAAGGCTGACGCCATGCTGTGCGGCGGAGCGGAATCGGCGATCACCCCCTTGGGAGTGGCCGGATTTGCAAGTGCCAAGGCCCTGTCCTTCCGCAACGATGACCCGGCCACAGCCAGCCGCCCCTTCGACCGCGAACGGGACGGCTTCGTGATCGGCGAAGGGGCCGGCATGCTGGTGCTCGAAACCCTCAGCCATGCCGAAGCCCGCGGCGCCAGCATCCTTGCTGAGGTTGTCGGTTACGGCACCACCTGCGATGCCCATCACATCACCTCGCCCACGCCGGGTGGTGTGGGTGGTGCAGCCGCCATGCGCCTCGCCCTGGAAGACGGTGGTCTTTCAGCGGCCAGTGTGGATTACGTCAACGCCCACGGCACCAGCACACCCGCCAACGACAGCAACGAAACCGCTGCCATCAAAAGCGCTCTGGGTGACCGTGCCCTGCAGATCCCGGTGAGCTCCACCAAGTCGATGACCGGTCATCTGCTGGGCGGTTCAGGGGGGATCGAAGCCGTGGCTTGCGTGCTGGCACTCCGGCACAACGTGGTCCCTCCCACGATCAATTACGCCAATCCCGATCCCGACTGTGATCTGGATGTCGTTCCCAACACAGCTCGAGACCACAAACTGGAGACGGTGCTTTCCAACTCCTTTGGCTTCGGCGGTCATAACGTCTGCCTGGCTTTCCGCTCGATGGGGTGA
- the thiC gene encoding phosphomethylpyrimidine synthase ThiC has protein sequence MRASWVESRRGQGNVSQMHFARQGVVTEEMAYVAKRENLPESLVMEEVARGRMIIPANINHTGLEPMAIGIASKCKVNANIGASPNASDAAEEVNKLKLAVKYGADTVMDLSTGGVNLDEVRTAIIEASPVPIGTVPVYQALESVHGSIEKLDEDDFLHIIEKHCQQGVDYQTIHAGLLIEHLPKVKGRLTGIVSRGGGILAQWMLYHHRQNPLFTRFDDICEIFKRYDCTFSLGDSLRPGCQHDASDAAQLAELKTLGELTRRAWAHDVQVMVEGPGHVPLDQIEFNVKKQMEECNEAPFYVLGPLVTDIAPGYDHITSAIGAAMAGWHGTAMLCYVTPKEHLGLPNAEDVREGLIAYKIAAHAADIARHRPGARDRDDELSRARYNFDWNKQFELSLDPERAKEYHDETLPADIYKQAEFCSMCGPKHCPMQTKITDEDIEGLEKALEAKGGAGDLAGVKMEKAE, from the coding sequence ATGCGCGCTTCCTGGGTTGAGTCCCGCCGCGGACAGGGCAATGTGTCCCAGATGCACTTCGCCCGCCAAGGCGTGGTGACGGAAGAAATGGCCTATGTGGCCAAGCGTGAGAATCTGCCCGAGTCGCTGGTGATGGAGGAAGTGGCCCGGGGCCGCATGATCATCCCGGCCAATATCAATCACACCGGTTTGGAGCCGATGGCGATCGGCATCGCCAGCAAGTGCAAGGTGAACGCCAACATCGGCGCATCCCCCAACGCCTCCGATGCGGCCGAAGAGGTGAACAAGCTGAAGTTGGCGGTGAAGTACGGCGCTGACACGGTGATGGACCTCTCCACCGGTGGTGTGAACCTGGATGAGGTGCGCACGGCGATCATCGAGGCCTCGCCAGTGCCGATCGGCACGGTGCCTGTGTATCAGGCCTTGGAGAGCGTGCACGGCTCCATCGAGAAGCTCGATGAGGACGATTTCCTGCACATCATTGAGAAGCACTGTCAGCAGGGCGTTGACTACCAGACCATCCACGCCGGTTTGCTGATTGAGCACCTGCCCAAAGTGAAGGGACGTCTCACCGGCATCGTGAGCCGTGGTGGCGGCATCCTGGCCCAGTGGATGCTCTATCACCACCGCCAGAACCCCTTGTTCACGCGCTTCGACGACATCTGCGAGATCTTCAAGCGCTACGACTGCACCTTCTCTCTTGGTGATTCCTTGCGGCCTGGCTGCCAGCACGATGCTTCGGATGCGGCGCAGCTGGCTGAACTGAAGACCTTGGGTGAACTGACCCGCCGCGCCTGGGCCCACGACGTGCAGGTGATGGTGGAGGGTCCGGGCCACGTGCCCCTCGATCAGATCGAGTTCAACGTGAAGAAGCAGATGGAGGAGTGCAACGAGGCTCCCTTCTATGTGTTGGGTCCCCTGGTCACCGATATCGCCCCCGGTTACGACCACATCACCTCCGCGATCGGTGCGGCGATGGCTGGCTGGCATGGCACGGCGATGCTCTGCTACGTCACCCCCAAGGAGCACCTGGGTCTGCCCAATGCGGAAGACGTGCGTGAAGGTTTGATTGCCTACAAGATTGCGGCCCATGCGGCTGATATCGCACGCCATCGTCCTGGTGCCCGCGACCGCGACGATGAACTCAGCCGTGCCCGTTACAACTTCGATTGGAACAAGCAGTTTGAGTTGTCACTTGATCCCGAGCGCGCCAAGGAGTATCACGACGAAACTCTGCCGGCCGACATCTACAAGCAGGCCGAGTTCTGCTCGATGTGTGGACCGAAGCACTGCCCGATGCAGACCAAGATCACTGACGAAGACATCGAGGGGCTCGAGAAGGCTTTGGAGGCCAAGGGCGGAGCCGGTGATCTGGCTGGGGTGAAGATGGAAAAAGCTGAATGA
- a CDS encoding mannose-1-phosphate guanylyltransferase/mannose-6-phosphate isomerase: MTTPLIPVILCGGTGTRLWPLSRASYPKQYWPLGGSGDETLLQQTQQRLDGLEGLAPPLLICNDDHRFIVAEQMRQIGVEPGAILLEPMGRNTAPAVAVAALQATARGEDPLLLVLAADHVIRDGEHFRAAIDAGRSAAEAGRLVTFGIVPTAPETGYGYIEASEPLQPGALTPVPIARFVEKPDRATAEQFLASGRFTWNSGMFLFKASAMLAELERLAPEVVSCCRAALEQDVADLDFLRLEREAFAKCPNVAIDVAVMEKTELGTVLPLAAGWSDVGSWSALWDTADRDDDGNVLRGRVISEGSRNCYLRSEHRLVVGLGVENLVVVETDDAVLIADRSQAQNVKTIVKQLEADGSPEGKAHRKIYRPWGHYTGVVEDSRWQVKRISVKPGASLSLQMHHHRAEHWIVVKGTALVERDGDQQLIGENQSTYIPLGCRHRLTNPGRIPVELIEVQSGAYLGEDDIVRFDDVYGRSDAAARAALTPQ, translated from the coding sequence GTGACCACCCCCCTGATTCCGGTGATCCTCTGCGGCGGCACCGGCACGCGCCTCTGGCCCCTCTCCCGCGCCAGCTATCCCAAGCAGTACTGGCCCCTGGGCGGCAGCGGCGATGAAACCCTGCTGCAGCAGACCCAGCAGCGACTGGACGGGCTTGAAGGCCTGGCGCCGCCTCTGTTGATCTGCAACGACGACCATCGCTTCATCGTGGCCGAGCAGATGCGCCAGATCGGTGTGGAGCCCGGCGCGATCCTGCTGGAGCCCATGGGCCGCAACACCGCTCCGGCTGTGGCGGTAGCCGCTCTGCAAGCCACGGCCCGCGGAGAGGATCCGCTGCTACTGGTGCTGGCCGCCGACCACGTGATCCGTGATGGTGAACACTTCCGCGCTGCCATTGATGCCGGACGCAGCGCCGCCGAAGCGGGGCGCCTGGTGACCTTCGGCATCGTGCCCACCGCACCGGAGACGGGCTACGGCTACATCGAAGCGTCCGAACCGCTGCAGCCTGGGGCCCTCACCCCCGTGCCGATCGCCCGCTTTGTGGAGAAGCCCGACCGCGCCACGGCTGAGCAGTTCCTTGCCAGTGGCCGCTTCACCTGGAACAGCGGCATGTTCCTGTTCAAAGCCAGCGCCATGCTGGCCGAACTGGAGCGCCTGGCACCGGAGGTGGTGAGCTGCTGCCGTGCCGCTTTGGAACAAGACGTGGCCGATCTGGATTTCCTGCGCTTGGAGCGGGAAGCCTTTGCCAAATGCCCGAATGTGGCCATCGACGTGGCCGTGATGGAGAAAACCGAGCTGGGCACCGTGCTTCCCCTCGCCGCCGGCTGGAGTGATGTGGGCAGCTGGAGTGCCCTGTGGGACACCGCCGATCGCGATGACGACGGCAACGTGCTGCGCGGCCGCGTGATCAGCGAGGGCAGCCGCAACTGCTATCTGCGCAGCGAACACCGCCTGGTGGTGGGCCTGGGCGTGGAGAACCTCGTGGTGGTGGAAACCGACGACGCCGTGCTGATTGCCGATCGCAGCCAGGCCCAAAACGTGAAGACGATCGTGAAGCAGCTGGAGGCCGACGGCAGCCCAGAAGGCAAGGCCCATCGCAAGATCTACCGGCCCTGGGGTCACTACACCGGTGTGGTGGAAGACAGCCGCTGGCAGGTGAAGCGCATCTCCGTGAAACCTGGCGCCAGCCTTTCCCTGCAGATGCATCACCACCGCGCCGAACATTGGATCGTGGTGAAGGGCACAGCCCTGGTGGAACGCGATGGCGACCAGCAGCTAATCGGCGAGAACCAGAGCACCTACATCCCCCTCGGTTGCCGGCACCGGCTCACCAACCCCGGCCGCATCCCGGTAGAGCTGATCGAAGTGCAGAGCGGCGCTTATCTGGGCGAAGACGACATCGTGCGCTTCGACGATGTGTACGGCCGCAGCGATGCGGCCGCCAGGGCAGCCCTCACTCCACAGTGA